The Dehalococcoidia bacterium sequence CGACCTGAAGGGCGTATCGGACGGCCGCGGCAATCGCGTCAATGCAGACTCAGACGGGCCGATGGGGCCGACGTTCATGCTGCTCTCAAAGCCCGTCATCGCGGCGGTCGAAGGCTTCGCCGTCGCGGGCGGGCTCGAACTGTCGCTGTGGTGCGACCTGCGCGTCGCAGCGCGCGACGCCACGTTCGGCGTGTATTGCCGGCGCTGGGGCGTGCCGCTGGTCGATGGCGGCACGGTGCGCCTCCCGCGGCTGGTCGGGCATAGCCATGCGCTCGACATGATCCTCACAGGACGCGGCGTCTCCGGCGAAGAAGCGCTACGAATGGGACTCGCAAACCGTCTCGTCGAGCCCGGCCAGGCGCTCGATGGCGCATTGCAGCTGGCGCGCGAGTTGTGCGCATTCCCGCAACTGTGCTTGCGCTCAGATCGCATGTCGTCGTATGAGCAGTGGGGCATGCCGGTGCGCGACGCGATCGCGAACGAAACACGCCTCGGTATCGAGACGATCCGGTCGGGCGAGACGCTCGCCGGGGCGCAGCGCTTTGCGTCGGGCAAGGGGCGCCACGGTAAGTTCGACGACATTTGAGTTGTCAGTGGTCAGTCGTCAGTTTCAGTCGCGACGCGATGACGAACGCGCGACCTCGATCGCTGCTGCGGCGGCTAACACGGCAATCACCGGCGCGATGGGGACGTGGTATCGCGGCTCTCCCGCGAACACCGTGTGCAGCGCGACCCAGGCGGCGATCGTCGCCCAGAGCGCCCACCATTCGCGCGTACGCCTCACGAACACGAGCGACGCCGCCGCCAGCCCGAGCATCGCATACCAGTACACGTCGCCGATGAGCACGTACGCATCGCGCCCGCGCTCCAGCGGGGTGCGGCCAAGGCTCTCCGACCAGTCGATCGATGCGGCGGCATCCGATTCGAGCAGGTACA is a genomic window containing:
- a CDS encoding crotonase/enoyl-CoA hydratase family protein, encoding MAVHYEVNGEIAVVTIDRHEVRNAVDGPTAAELAAAFRRFDADDALKVAVLTGAHGTFCAGADLKGVSDGRGNRVNADSDGPMGPTFMLLSKPVIAAVEGFAVAGGLELSLWCDLRVAARDATFGVYCRRWGVPLVDGGTVRLPRLVGHSHALDMILTGRGVSGEEALRMGLANRLVEPGQALDGALQLARELCAFPQLCLRSDRMSSYEQWGMPVRDAIANETRLGIETIRSGETLAGAQRFASGKGRHGKFDDI